A region of Takifugu flavidus isolate HTHZ2018 chromosome 2, ASM371156v2, whole genome shotgun sequence DNA encodes the following proteins:
- the mtfmt gene encoding methionyl-tRNA formyltransferase, mitochondrial isoform X2, with amino-acid sequence MCFCLNVGVLNVHPSLLPRWRGPAPVFHTILAGDTVTGVTVMQIRPHRFDVGPILSQELHPVPQHCTAEMLGAALACKGAHLLMETLGTLSDKAAHQKEQSKIGATFAPKIRTSMSWIVWEEQTCSQIDCLYRAIGSRIPLRTTWMGRTIKLLDFTGKCHISLSDHGRNPVPGSVSYQKHSNTLAVCCKDGWVGFKAVLLKKRLTAADFYNGYLHRTGQGAFVSRTSSPARLLRDSTVS; translated from the exons ATGTGCTTCTGCTTGAACGT cggCGTGCTGAATGTCCACCCCAGCTTGCTGCCCAGGTGGCGTGGTCCAGCACCCGTCTTTCACACCATCCTGGCTGGAGACACGGTGACGGGGGTCACCGTCATGCAGATCCGCCCTCACAG GTTCGATGTGGGCCCCATCCTGAGCCAGGAGCTCCATCCGGTTCCTCAGCACTGCACTGCTGAAATGCTTGGAGCTGCTCTGGCGTGCAAGGGGGCCCATCTG CTGATGGAGACGTTGGGGACACTATCTGACAAAGCGGCTCACCAAAAGGAGCAGAGTAAAATTGGTGCAACATTCG CTCCAAAGATCAGAACCTCCATGAGCTGGATCGTGTGGGAAGAGCAGACGTGCAGCCAAATCGATTGTCTGTATCGCGCCATCGGATCGCGG ATACCGCTGAGGACCACCTGGATGGGAAGAACAATCAAACTTCTGGATTTTACaggaaaatgtcacatttcattATCGG ATCATGGGAGGAACCCAGTCCCTGGTTCTGTAAGTTATCAGAAGCACTCCAACACTCTGGCTGTTTGCTGTAAG GACGGCTGGGTGGGATTCAAGGCTGTTCTCCTAAAAAAGAGGCTGACGGCGGCGGACTTCTATAACGGCTACCTGCATCGGACGGGCCAGGGAGCGTTTGTGAGCAGAACCTCGAGTCCAGCTCGGCTGCTGAGAGACAGCACGGTGTCGTGA
- the c2h16orf87 gene encoding UPF0547 protein C16orf87 homolog, with amino-acid sequence MSTNKTKKVKMATKSCPECDQQIPVACKSCPCGYVFISRKLLNAKLNERSSPAIADKLDLKRRRTERIRRERIDSSLTSDMENRRRSRANSQSDPIRRGRGRPKTVGVKKQEDDREKQEKEVDIYAGLSDEKAFVFSVALAEINRKILGQTLIL; translated from the exons ATGTCGactaataaaacaaagaaagtcaAAATGGCTACGAAGTCTTGTCCTGAATGCGACCAACAG ATCCCAGTCGCCTGTAAGTCGTGTCCATGTGGCTACGTCTTTATTAGCAGGAAGCTCCTGAACGCCAAATTAAACGAGCGATCTTCTCCCGCTATAGCAG ACAAGCTGGACCTGAAgcggaggaggacggagcgCATCCGCAGGGAGCGCATCGACTCCTCCTTAACCAGCGACATGGAGAACAGGAGgaggtcccgggccaacagccagtCCGACCCCATCCGGAGAGGCCGGGGCAGACCCAAGACCGTGGGGGTGAAGAAGCAGGAGGACGACAGAG aGAAACAGGAGAAGGAAGTGGACATTTACGCCGGTCTCTCGGATGAGAAGGCCTTCGTCTTCTCTGTGGCCTTGGCTGAAATCAACCGCAAAATCCTGGGCCAGACGCTCATCCTCTAG
- the gpt2 gene encoding alanine aminotransferase 2 — protein sequence MYRVATRVPRIPLRPGGSYPWMRPRRPPQRCGLGAFSTVEAAAVEQTAARAGLRGKSLTMATLNPQVKAVEYAVRGPIVMKAGDLEREMQQGVKQPFAEVIRANIGDAHAMGQQPITFLRQVVALCCFPELMHSPAFPEDAKQRARRVLQDCGGHSVGSYSASQGVDCIRRDVADYITRRDRGVPSDWSDVYLTTGASDGIMSILKLLVSGQGPSRTGVMIPIPQYPLYSAAISELEAVQVNYYLDEANCWALDTEELQRAHRAAKQHCQPRVLCIINPGNPTGQVQSKKCIEEVLHFAREENLFVMADEVYQDNVYSADCRFHSFKKVLFEMGPEYFNSVELVSFHSTSKGYTGECGFRGGYMEVLNMDPQVKAQLVKLLSVRLCPPVSGQAAMDVIVNPPREHEPSYAQFTKEKNTVLDSLAHKARLTEQILNSVPGIKCNPVQGAMYAFPQIYIPPAAVEEAESLSLAPDMFYCLKLLEETGICVVPGSGFGQRQGTYHFRMTILPSPDKLQILLQKLKEFHLHFLEEYSQAEPQMSSSNPEQPSHKSKQPD from the exons ATGTACCGTGTGGCCACACGGGTACCCCGCATCCCGCTGCGGCCGGGGGGCTCTTACCCCTGGATGAGGCCCCGCCGGCCCCCGCAGCGGTGCGGGCTCGGAGCCTTCAGCACGGTGGAGGCAGCGGCCGTGGAGCAGACGGCCGCCCGGGCCGGGCTGCGGGGGAAGAGCCTGACCATGGCGACCCTCAACCCGCAGGTGAAGGCGGTGGAGTACGCCGTGAGGGGGCCCATCGTTATGAAAGCGGGGGACCTCGAGCGGGAAATGCAGCAG GGGGTGAAGCAGCCCTTTGCAGAGGTGATCAGGGCCAACATTGGGGACGCGCACGCCATGGGCCAACAGCCCATCACGTTCCTCCGCCAG GTGGTGGCTCTCTGCTGTTTCCCAGAACTCATGCACAGCCCGGCGTTCCCCGAAGACGCCAAGCAACGAGCACGCcgtgtcctccaggactgcggaGGTCACAGTGTAG GGTCCTACAGTGCGAGCCAGGGGGTGGACTGTATCCGCCGGGATGTTGCTGATTACATCACCCGGAGGGACCGCGGGGTCCCGTCTGACTGGAGCGACGTGTACCTCACCACCGGCGCCAGTGACGGGATCATG AGCatcctgaagctgctggtgtcGGGTCAGGGCCCGTCCCGGACCGGCGTGATGATTCCCATCCCTCAGTACCCGCTCTACTCCGCTGCCATCTCGGAGCTGGAGGCGGTGCAGGTCAACTACTACCTGGATGAAGCCAACTGCTGGGCCCTGGACACCGAGGAGCTGCAGCGGGCCCACCGGGCAGCCAAGCAGCACTGCCAGCCCAGAGTCCTCTGCATCATCAACCCTGGGAACCCCACAG GTCAGGTGCAGAGTAAGAAGTGTATCGAGGAGGTGCTGCACTTCGCCCGTGAGGAGAACCTGTTTGTCATGGCTGATGAG GTCTACCAAGACAACGTGTACTCGGCGGACTGCCGGTTCCACTCCTTCAAGAAGGTTTTGTTTGAGATGGGTCCCGAGTACTTCAACAGTGTGGAGCTGGTCTCCTTCCACTCCACCTCCAAAGGCTACACCGGAGA GTGTGGTTTCCGTGGAGGCTACATGGAGGTGTTGAACATGGATCCACAGGTCAAGGCCCAGCTGGTCAAACTGCTGTCCGTCCGCCTGTGTCCTCCCGTCTCTGGACAGGCAGCAATGGACGTGATAGTGAACCCGCCCAGAGAGCACGAGCCCTCGTATGCCCAGTTTACCAAG GAGAAGAACACGGTGCTGGACTCCCTGGCTCACAAGGCCCGTCTGACAGAGCAAATCCTGAACTCGGTGCCAGGAATCAAGTGCAACCCGGTGCAAGGAGCCATGTACGCCTTCCCCCAGATCTACATCCCACCAGCAGCTGTGGAAGAAGCCGAG TCTTTATCGTTGGCCCCTGACATGTTCTACTGCCTGAAACTGTTGGAGGAAACTGGCATCTGCGTGGTTCCAGGAAGTGGGTTTGGCCAGAGACAGGGAACCTACCATTTCAG AATGACTATCCTTCCCAGTCCAGACAAGCTACAAATCCTCCTGCAAAAGCTGAAAGAATTCCACCTGCATTTCCTGGAAGAATATTCGCAAGCAGAACCTCAAATGAGCAGCAGCAACCCAGAGCAACCCAGCCACAAGTCAAAGCAACCAGACTGA
- the mtfmt gene encoding methionyl-tRNA formyltransferase, mitochondrial isoform X1, producing MWWTCKITGAYLRLLEAFEHRRVCSLWRTGSGRGQRRLSSFGPPWRLLFFGSDNFAVESLKLLTSSRSSNEGIVGSLEVVTLSGDAPVKRFAQHHKLPLQTWPPQKVEGRFDVGVVVSFGCLLPESLLNKFPHGVLNVHPSLLPRWRGPAPVFHTILAGDTVTGVTVMQIRPHRFDVGPILSQELHPVPQHCTAEMLGAALACKGAHLLMETLGTLSDKAAHQKEQSKIGATFAPKIRTSMSWIVWEEQTCSQIDCLYRAIGSRIPLRTTWMGRTIKLLDFTGKCHISLSDHGRNPVPGSVSYQKHSNTLAVCCKDGWVGFKAVLLKKRLTAADFYNGYLHRTGQGAFVSRTSSPARLLRDSTVS from the exons ATGTGGTGGACCTGCAAGATTACTGGAGCGTATCTGCGATTACTGGAAGCTTTCGAACACCGTcgtgtctgcagcctgtggagGACCGGGTCCGGTCGGGGGCAACGGCGGCTGTCCTCATTCGGACCCCCGTGGAGACTTCTCTTCTTTGGCTCTGATAACTTCGCTGTAGAATCTCTGAAACTTCTCACATCCAGCAG GAGCTCCAATGAGGGGATCGTTGGGTCCCTAGAAGTGGTGACTTTGTCTGGTGATGCACCAGTGAAGAGGTTTGCTCAACACCACAAGCTGCCGCTCCAAACCTGGCCCCCCCAAAAGGTGGAGGGACGGTTCGACGTTGGGGTGGTGGTGTCCTTCGGCTGCTTACTCCCCGAGAGTCTCCTCAACAAGTTCCCACA cggCGTGCTGAATGTCCACCCCAGCTTGCTGCCCAGGTGGCGTGGTCCAGCACCCGTCTTTCACACCATCCTGGCTGGAGACACGGTGACGGGGGTCACCGTCATGCAGATCCGCCCTCACAG GTTCGATGTGGGCCCCATCCTGAGCCAGGAGCTCCATCCGGTTCCTCAGCACTGCACTGCTGAAATGCTTGGAGCTGCTCTGGCGTGCAAGGGGGCCCATCTG CTGATGGAGACGTTGGGGACACTATCTGACAAAGCGGCTCACCAAAAGGAGCAGAGTAAAATTGGTGCAACATTCG CTCCAAAGATCAGAACCTCCATGAGCTGGATCGTGTGGGAAGAGCAGACGTGCAGCCAAATCGATTGTCTGTATCGCGCCATCGGATCGCGG ATACCGCTGAGGACCACCTGGATGGGAAGAACAATCAAACTTCTGGATTTTACaggaaaatgtcacatttcattATCGG ATCATGGGAGGAACCCAGTCCCTGGTTCTGTAAGTTATCAGAAGCACTCCAACACTCTGGCTGTTTGCTGTAAG GACGGCTGGGTGGGATTCAAGGCTGTTCTCCTAAAAAAGAGGCTGACGGCGGCGGACTTCTATAACGGCTACCTGCATCGGACGGGCCAGGGAGCGTTTGTGAGCAGAACCTCGAGTCCAGCTCGGCTGCTGAGAGACAGCACGGTGTCGTGA